AAGGGCGATTCATGAATCGCCCCCCACTTTTCACTTTTATTTGTCATCCTGAGGACGTAAGTCCGAAGGATCTCCTGTTAAAAAAAGCAAGAAAGTGATGGGTGAAAGTGGGGAGATTCTTTAACGACTGCAGAATAAAGTTCAAGAACTTAATTAATTCTTGACTTAGTCAAAATTTTAAAGCACTCTCATACACCAACTTGAGAATAGCTGAAAATAAGCATATAATTATTTAAAAACTTACAGAGGTTAAAGTTTGAGCGAAAAGAAAATAGTTATTGTAGAATCACCAAAAAAAGCAAAAGAGATATCACACTTTTTAGGAAAAGATTTTATTGTGAAAGCAACAGTAGGGCACTTTAAAGACCTTCCAGAAAATGAAATGGGAGTTGACTTAAACACATATGAGCCAAAATTTGTAATAAAATCTCAAAATCATAAAAAAATCTTATCAGAAATAAAAAAATTGGCAGAAAAATCTGAAGTAATCATAGCAACTGACCCAGATAGAGAAGGATATGCTATAGGATTTTTTATGTATGAAGAATTAAAGAAAAAAGCAAAGGAAGTAAAAAGAGCTGAATTTCATGAAATTACTAAGGAGCATATTAAAGAAAAAATAAAAAACGCAGTTCCATTTGAAAAAACAAATTTTGGATTATTTAATGCGTTTCTTGGAAGAAGGGTTGGAGACAGGATTGTTGGTTATACATTATCACCGATAGCATCAAGAGAGATAGGTGGAAGATTCAGCGTCGGTAGAGTTCAGTCTCCAGCTGTAAGATTGATAGTAGAAAGAGAAATAGAAATTCAAAATTTCAAGCCAACGCCGTACTATGTGTTATCTGCTGTTTTACGTGCAACGTCTCACGTCTCACCTCTCACGTTTACAGCTATTTATGAAAATCCAAAAATAGAAAACAAAGAAGAAGCAGAAAAAATCTATGCAGATATAAAAGATGAGAAAATAGCTACTATAAAGAAAGTAGAAAAAAAGCAAGTAAAACAATCCCCAAAACCACCATTTACAACTTCTACACTCCAGCAAACCGCTAGCACAGTTTATAGATTTGCTCCAGAAAAAACGATGATGTTAGCCCAAGACCTTTTTGAAAGCGGACTTATTACATACCACAGAACAGACAGCGTGAGAATAAGTGAAAAAGCTATAGATGGAATTAGAAATCTAATAAACAAAGAGTTTGGTAAAGATTATCTGCCGGAAAAAATAAGAGTTTACAAATCAAAAAATACACAAGCAGATGCCCATGAAGCCATAAGAATCACCCATTTTGTAAACTTAGAAGAACAAAAAAAGCTTATTAAAGAAAAAGGTTTATCAGAAGACCATTTTAAACTGTTAAAGCTTATCTATGAGAGAACAGTAGCATCTCAGATGGCTGATGCAATTTTTGAAAGAACAAGTGCGGCTGTTGATATAAAAGGCTATACATTTAAAGCCAGTGGCTCAATCTTAAAATTTAAAGGTTATAAGGCTGTTTATGATTTAGAAGAAGAGGAAGATAAAGAAGAAAATCAAAAACTACCAGATTTAAAAAATAAAGATGTCTTAACGCTTGAAAAAATAAATTTGGAAGAAAAATTTACAAAACCACCGGCAAGATACACAGAAGGCGGACTTGTCAAAAAATTGGAAGAGCTTGGTATAGGTAGACCTTCAACCTATGCAACGATAATAAAAACTATAAAAGAAAGAGGTTATGTAGTTAAGGAAAATGGAAGTTTAAGACCAACAGAAAACGCCTTTCATCTGATTGAATATTTAAACACTCGCTACAATTGGGTGATAGATTACTCTTTTACAAAGAAAATGGAAGATTTTCTTGATAAAGTAGAAGAGAATAAAAAAGATTGGAAAGAGTTTGTAAAACAGCTTCATGAAAAATCAGGTTCAAAACAAAATGTGAAAATATCAAAGAAAATGCTTGATTATGCAAAAGATTTAGCAGAAAAACATGGCAAAAGCATAGAAGAGATAAAAGATGACCCAGAAAAACTAAAAGAGTTTATCGATGCTCACGCTGAAAAAAATCCATCTCAAAAACAAATAGAATACGCAAAAAGTTTGGCTGAAAAAACGGGCTTGAAACTAACAGAGAAAGAGCTTTTAGATAGAAAATTGCTTACAAAATGGATAAATAAAGCAAAGAAAGAAATGATGAAAAACTACCAGTTGTCAGAAAAACAAAAAAATGTTTTAATAAAGTATGGTAGAGAAGATTTGGTTAACAATCCGGTCCAAGCTTTAAAGTTTATAAAAAGTAAGCTTTCAAGATATAAAAAATAAAAAGGGTCGGGATTGCTCCCGACCAGGTATGGAGGGGGAGGGAGGGGGATGCGAACTAAGTAATAACAATATATTAACATTCGAATATATTTAAAATGACAAAAATCATATCTTAGAGAGGTGAAAAATGACAAATCAAATAGAAAAAGAGTTAATTGAAAAAGTAGCAAAATTATCAAACTTGAAATTAAAAGAAGAAGAGATAGAGTTATTTTCAAATCAGTTTAAAGATATTTTGAGTTTTATAGATAAGCTAAATGAGGTTGATGTAAAAGATACATTGCCATTTTATGAACTTCAAATTGAAGAAAAATCGGAAAGGGAAGATATTCCTACAGGCTCAATAACAAACGAAGAAGCAATAAAAAACGCAC
This is a stretch of genomic DNA from Sulfurihydrogenibium sp. YO3AOP1. It encodes these proteins:
- the gatC gene encoding Asp-tRNA(Asn)/Glu-tRNA(Gln) amidotransferase subunit GatC, coding for MTNQIEKELIEKVAKLSNLKLKEEEIELFSNQFKDILSFIDKLNEVDVKDTLPFYELQIEEKSEREDIPTGSITNEEAIKNAPQAKGGFFVVPRVVGEE
- the topA gene encoding type I DNA topoisomerase, whose amino-acid sequence is MSEKKIVIVESPKKAKEISHFLGKDFIVKATVGHFKDLPENEMGVDLNTYEPKFVIKSQNHKKILSEIKKLAEKSEVIIATDPDREGYAIGFFMYEELKKKAKEVKRAEFHEITKEHIKEKIKNAVPFEKTNFGLFNAFLGRRVGDRIVGYTLSPIASREIGGRFSVGRVQSPAVRLIVEREIEIQNFKPTPYYVLSAVLRATSHVSPLTFTAIYENPKIENKEEAEKIYADIKDEKIATIKKVEKKQVKQSPKPPFTTSTLQQTASTVYRFAPEKTMMLAQDLFESGLITYHRTDSVRISEKAIDGIRNLINKEFGKDYLPEKIRVYKSKNTQADAHEAIRITHFVNLEEQKKLIKEKGLSEDHFKLLKLIYERTVASQMADAIFERTSAAVDIKGYTFKASGSILKFKGYKAVYDLEEEEDKEENQKLPDLKNKDVLTLEKINLEEKFTKPPARYTEGGLVKKLEELGIGRPSTYATIIKTIKERGYVVKENGSLRPTENAFHLIEYLNTRYNWVIDYSFTKKMEDFLDKVEENKKDWKEFVKQLHEKSGSKQNVKISKKMLDYAKDLAEKHGKSIEEIKDDPEKLKEFIDAHAEKNPSQKQIEYAKSLAEKTGLKLTEKELLDRKLLTKWINKAKKEMMKNYQLSEKQKNVLIKYGREDLVNNPVQALKFIKSKLSRYKK